A window from Actinomycetospora corticicola encodes these proteins:
- the purE gene encoding 5-(carboxyamino)imidazole ribonucleotide mutase, which produces MPPLVGIVMGSDSDWPTMQAAATALDEFGVPWEARVLSAHRTPRAMLEWSESAASRGLRVVVAGAGGAAHLPGMVAAATVLPVIGVPVPLKHLDGMDSLLSIVQMPAGVPVATVSIGGARNGGLLAVRILAAADAGLAARMADFQADLRTSVAGKDEAVRKLGPGSSSS; this is translated from the coding sequence CTGCCCCCGCTCGTGGGCATCGTCATGGGGTCGGACTCCGACTGGCCGACGATGCAGGCCGCCGCGACGGCCCTCGACGAGTTCGGGGTGCCGTGGGAGGCGCGCGTGCTCTCGGCCCACCGCACCCCGCGGGCGATGCTCGAGTGGTCGGAGTCGGCGGCGTCGCGCGGGCTGCGCGTGGTCGTCGCGGGCGCGGGCGGGGCGGCGCACCTGCCGGGCATGGTCGCGGCGGCGACGGTGCTCCCGGTGATCGGCGTGCCCGTGCCGCTCAAGCACCTCGACGGCATGGACTCGCTGCTCTCCATCGTGCAGATGCCGGCGGGCGTCCCGGTCGCGACGGTCTCGATCGGCGGCGCCCGCAACGGCGGCCTGCTCGCCGTCCGCATCCTCGCCGCGGCCGACGCCGGGCTCGCCGCGCGCATGGCCGACTTCCAGGCCGACCTGCGCACCTCGGTCGCGGGGAAGGACGAGGCGGTCCGCAAGCTCGGGCCGGGTTCTTCCTCGTCCTGA